One genomic segment of Pseudorca crassidens isolate mPseCra1 chromosome X, mPseCra1.hap1, whole genome shotgun sequence includes these proteins:
- the LOC137216544 gene encoding zinc finger C4H2 domain-containing protein-like, producing the protein MEKIKTRLKAEFEALESEERHLKEYKQEMDLLLQEKMAHVEELRLIHADINVMENTIKQSENDLNKLLESTRRLHDEYKPLKEHVDALRMTLGLQRLPDLCEEEEKLSLDYFEKQKAEWQTEPQEPPIPESLAAAAAAAQQLQVARKQDTRQTATFRQQPPPMKACLSCHQQIHRNAPICPLCKAKSRSRNPKKPKRKQDE; encoded by the exons ATGGAAAAGATCAAGACCCGTTTGAAGGCTGAGTTTGAGGCCCTTGAATCAGAGGAGAGGCACCTGAAGGAATACAAGCAGGAGATGGACCTCCTGCTACAGGAGAAAATGGCCCATGTGGAGGAACTCCGACTGATCCACGCTGATATCAATGTG ATGGAAAACACCATCAAACAGTCTGAGAATGACCTAAACAAGCTGCTAGAGTCTACCCGGCGGCTACATGATGAGTATAAGCCGCTGAAGGAACATGTGGATGCCCTGCGCATGACTCTGGGCCTGCAGAGGCTCCCTGACCTAtgtgaagaggaggagaagctctCCTTGGA TTACTTTGAGAAGCAGAAAGCAGAGTGGCAGACGGAGCCTCAGGAGCCCCCAATCCCTGAATCCTTGGCCGCCGCAGCCGCTGCCGCCCAACAACTCCAAGTGGCTAGGAAGCAGGACACTCGGCAGACAGCCACCTTCAGGCAGCAGCCCCCACCTATGAAG GCCTGCTTGTCATGTCACCAACAAATTCACCGGAATGCACCTATATGCCCTCTGTGCAAAGCCAAGAGTCGGTCCAGGaaccccaaaaagccaaaacgGAAGCAGGATGAATGA